A single region of the Carassius gibelio isolate Cgi1373 ecotype wild population from Czech Republic chromosome A14, carGib1.2-hapl.c, whole genome shotgun sequence genome encodes:
- the cdx1a gene encoding homeobox protein CDX-1a produces MSVSFLLDAAMYGNSARHLNLSQPHLNVYPSAPYPDYSGYHPGPVLGNDLHHNGSSWSPGFDPVSREDWPPLYGHGTGHSLPANGVEVSVIPPVDQGLLSGAVEREEPLDWMRRTTAPANLGGKTRTKDKYRVVYSDVQRLELEKEFHFSRYITIRRKAELAGALSLSERQVKIWFQNRRAKERKMNKKRLQQAQLSSTSTPVSVSGHANTAMVSSTNNSLMTDNISISIKEEY; encoded by the exons ATGTCCGTGAGCTTCCTGCTGGACGCGGCCATGTACGGCAACTCCGCGAGACACCTGAACCTCAGCCAGCCTCACCTGAACGTCTACCCTTCTGCCCCGTACCCGGACTACAGCGGATACCACCCGGGTCCGGTCCTCGGGAATGACCTGCATCACAACGGCAGCTCGTGGAGTCCCGGGTTCGACCCGGTTTCGCGCGAGGACTGGCCGCCGCTATATGGTCACGGGACGGGCCACTCGCTCCCGGCGAACGGCGTGGAGGTCAGCGTGATTCCGCCCGTGGACCAGGGTCTTCTGAGCGGCGCGGTGGAGAGAGAAGAGCCGCTGGACTGGATGAGACGCACCACGGCTCCCGCGAACCTGG GAGGAAAGACACGGACGAAGGACAAGTACAGAGTGGTGTACAGTGACGTACAGCGTCTGGAGCTGGAGAAGGAATTTCATTTCAGCCGCTACATCACCATCAGACGGAAGGCGGAGCTCGCCGGGGCCCTGAGCCTATCAGAACGCCAG GTGAAGATCTGGTTTCAAAACAGACGAGCCAAAGAAAGGAAAATGAACAAGAAGCGACTCCAGCAGGCTCAGCTGAGCTCCACGTCCACACCGGTCAGTGTGTCCGGCCACGCCAACACCGCCATGGTCAGCAGCACCAATAACAGCTTGATGACAGACAATATATCGATCAGCATCAAAGAGGAATACTGA
- the LOC128027096 gene encoding uncharacterized protein LOC128027096 — translation MSQLTHHLLLWSQKHLRSVRAVHVPGELNRAANELSRQPELPGEWRLHPETLQGRSGRPVCLPGYVPLPAVLLPVRGDPWHGCTGTQLASGSRQVCITPSELSRTVQGQGGRGAGTLSGAILAQSDLVPRTDAPCDSPSLACSPEEGSPFSERGHLLAPMPRPLESPCMVSGKNRRRCPIMVVLSFLQDGLERRLSPSTIKVYVAAIATHHDAVDGRSIGKHDLVIRFLMGARRLNPPRSRLVPSGDLPLILMELKQEPFQPLQSVELKFLLLKTVLLTALASVKRVGDLQTFSVDDTCPRYVPKVPTTPFRDQSLCPLAYSPQMACNAGPARCQSHLLRHSPLRTEGGNGDVTSSQLLYHRCTAGAGPTSRLLNCLGQIFSHVSVQSEYRCEQRRTEVQTLVSRSEAAFHSSAGIGLFWKLDIREMMLLFALMLMLLQTAECLCWLNQTDPCYAALGHKFNLPTVLDASKYDMKIQKRINNSSRNGPVCRVKYGRMKDCDLYSNRPEVALINGTLIINRVIRADSGNYTVTLSRSDGTETSTDLQVNVEAPVGSVEVFISCSSSGARRASCSSEGDQLLYSWTLNGDPLMDGNSSIDLDEGTDGNITCGVKNHVSHRQMTISLKPCSGPSTASETSTVKDSKYVLHSSLIALGCVALILILLFIPAYHTYKKKQVKSTATAASADIIYADISHKKKGAKKKTEILPADVEYVEVKCQKKRKERKEKKEEEVEYGEVMFTLNRSNAHLQPQHECVYSQMNRVTSEGLY, via the exons ATGTCGCAACTCACCCACcatctcctcctttggagtcagaagcatctgaggtcggTTCGTGCTGTTCACGTCCCAGgcgagctcaatcgtgcagccaacGAGCTCTCACGACAGCCCGAACttccgggagaatggcgactccaccCCGAGACACTTCAGggacgctcaggtagacctgtttgcctcccCGGATAtgtcccactgccagctgtttTACTCCCTGTCCGAGGGGACCCTTGGCATGGAtgtactggcacacagctggcctctggGTCTAGGCAAGTATGCATTACCCCCAGTGAGCTTTCTcgcactgtgcaaggtcagggaggacgaggagcaggtacTCTTAGTGGCGCTATACTGGCCCAATCGGACTTGGTTCCCAGAACTGATGCTCCttgtgacagcccctccttggcgtGTTCCCCTGAGGAAGGATCTCCTTTCTCAGAGAGGGGGCACCTTCTGGCACCCATGCCCAGACCTTTGGAATCTCCATGTATGGTCTCTGGAAAGAACCGCCGTAGATGCCCGATCATGGTTGTGCTCTCCTTTCTGCAAGATgggctggagcgaaggctgtctccctccactaTCAAAGTGTATGTTGCCGCTATTGCCAcacatcacgatgcagtagaTGGCAGGTCCATTGGGAAGCATGacctggtcatcaggttccttatGGGGGCAAGGAGGCTGAACCCTCCGCGCTCTCGCTTGGTACCCTCTGGGGATCTCCCCTTGATCCTGATGGAATTGAAGCAGGAGCCTTTCCAGCCTCTGCAGTCAGTAGAGTTAAAGTTTCTGTTGCTGAAGACAGTGCTCCTCACTGCATTGGCTTCGGTCAAGAGGGTTGGGGACCTGCAGACATTTTCGGTCGACGATACGTGCCCCAGAtatgtgcccaaagttcccaccacacCCTTCCGGGATCAG agcctgTGTCCTCTTGCGTACTCGCCCCAGATGGCCTGTAATGCTGGACCGGCTCGGTGTCAATCAcacttgctgcgccattcccctcTACGgactgaaggagggaacggagacgttacgtcatCACAGTTGCTGTACCACCGCTGTACGGCCGGGGCCGGGCCCACGTCTCGGCTCCTCAACTGTTT GGGTCAGATATTTTCTCATGTGTCAGTCCAGTCTGAGTATCGCTGTGAACAGAGACGAACAGAAGTCCAGACACTGGTGTCACGATCTGAAGCAGCATTTCACTCTTCTGCTGGGATTGGGCTCTTCTGGAAACTGGACATTAGAGAAATGATGCTCCTCTTTGCACTGATGCTGATGCTGCTGCAAACTGCTGAAT GTCTCTGCTGGTTAAATCAGACCGATCCCTGTTATGCAGCTTTGGGACACAAATTCAATCTGCCGACGGTGCTGGACGCTAGTAAATATGACATGAAGATACAAAAGAGAATAAACAACAGTAGCAGAAATGGTCCAGTTTGTAGAGTTAAATATGGTAGGATGAAGGATTGTGATCTTTATAGTAACAGACCTGAGGTTGCATTAATTAATGGCACTCTGATAATAAACCGTGTGATCAGAGCAGATTCAGGGAATTACACAGTAACACTCTCTCGCTCAGATGGCACAGAAACATCTACAGATCTTCAAGTGAATGTTGAAG CTCCTGTTGGCTCAGTGGAAGTGTTCATCAGCTGTTCCTCCAGTGGGGCGAGGAGGGCGTCCTGCTCCTCGGAGGGCGATCAGCTCCTCTACAGCTGGACTTTGAATGGAGATCCACTGATGGATGGCAACTCCAGCATTGATCTGGATGAGGGAACTGATGGAAACATCACCTGCGGTGTGAAGAACCATGTCAGTCACAGACAGATGACCATTAGTCTGAAACCTTGTTCCG gACCATCTACTGCATCTGAGACCTCAACAGTAAAGGATTCAAAATATG TTTTACATTCCTCTCTGATTGCTTTGGGCTGCGTTGCGCTGATCTTGATTCTGCTGTTCATCCCTGCATATCACACTTACAAGAAAAAACAGGTCAAGTCAACAG CCACTGCTGCCAGTGCGGACATCATATATGCTGATATCTCTCATAAGAAAAAGGGTGCAAAGAAGAAAACAG AAATACTCCCCGCTGATGTGGAATATGTCGAGGTCAAATGTCAGAAAAAGAGGAAGGagaggaaagagaagaaagagGAAGAAGTTGAGTACGGCGAGGTGATGTTCACTCTGAACCGCTCAAACGCTCACCTGCAGCCTCAGCATGAGTGTGTTTATTCTCAG atGAATCGagtcacttcagaaggcctttattaa